The Mastacembelus armatus chromosome 4, fMasArm1.2, whole genome shotgun sequence genome segment AGCTACCATGACTTCATGGTGAGCACAGCAGAGGAAGCCACTGTCCACTGCAAGAGAGGTTGAGGATGTTTTTGGAGCAGCTGTTGACTTGGCcttctttttgttcttcttcttgtgaCTGGACGCTgtatgacaaaataaatttcACAAATTTACATCAGTATTTTAACAACCTATTATAAcactactgtactgtaaataaaatcattataatATTGTCCTTTCCATCATTTATTCtgacttttgttgttttattttgtgtttctgtttcattgctacatttactttgtttatttgtatcCTGGTACTGACTGttgtaaaatgtaaagattaattaaatatgtatatacaaTGTTGggaataatgaatgaatgaatgaattaactaaacaaatacagataGAGAGTATATTCAAAgtacatcaaataaaaaaacctGTAACTCACTGGTATTTGATGAGACAAGGCGGCTCTCTGATTGGACAAGGGCACTGTTAGACAAGAACACAAGTCTGCGATACAATTCACCGTCTTCTCCTCTGACATTCTCAACACAGTATTCCCCACTCAGCTCACTCACACCCCTGCTGACCTCCTCTCGCCAACCCAGGTCACCTCCAACTGACAGAAATGGAACCTGAGTGGACAGAGAGTTCAAATAAATGCACTGCTGCAGCGATATTGGTGACATGAAGTGTTTTGTTGTATAAAAGAGCATCGTTGCTTACTTGGTGGTTGGGTGGCATGCCTGGGGGAGCCAGGTCCATCACCATTGGTGAGAGTTCTGACTGGACAGCCTGCATGTCTGTGTACTCCTGATTCCGGTGCATTGCTACAATAACCAGGCGTCGAAAGTTAGCACTGGCTGCCAGCTGCCTTCGCCCCTCGCTGGAGCTATAGAGCCAAGCAGTTTCACTGCCTTGAGGAACTAATGGGATAAGCAAAGGCAGAGAGTCAGACaagaaaaatcataaaacaataCAACCAGAGAGACTTTCATAGGAAGGCACAAACATGAGAAGAGCTCACCAATAAATATCGCAAACTGGTTTAATCTTGGCACCTTAGCACCTGGGGGGCAGTCTTGCACTGTAAGAGTATATCTAGGAAGACCAGTCTTGGCGTGGCAAAGGGTAAGTGACAAGTTTGAGCTGGCGTCTATGCCTGTGCGGAGCTTCTTTCTCAAGGCAGAGTAGGCCTGCTGCTCCCTCACAGCTGACAACAACCCAGAAACCTCTGTGAGACGCGTGGGGGCTCCGTCCTCCCCAAGACACATCTCCAGAATAGGCATGGGCATAGGCTGGCGAAATTTGGTGCAGACCAGAACAAAAACAGGTAGTGCAAAGGAGTCCTCTTCTTTCACAGCATCCTCATGCAGGCAGTGAAGCCTCACTGCCCATCCCAGCTGGACAAAGTGCTCCACAGCCAACTTGATCACAGTCTCCTGAGCCAGTGTCACACAGACATAGCGGCCCCCAACACTTAGCACCCGGCCCACCTGCAGGTTGAAGTAAACTGCTGTGAGGAAAGTGCGAAGTTGTAGGTGGGTGATATATCAGATATACACAGCTTGGCTATTGGTTTATTACCTCAGTGAGCATGCTCCTGGCCAAAGCGCCTTCCTCTTCAGATGCCATGGCATCCAGTGTGCCTTTGTCCAGGGCAGCCTGGTAGCAAGCATCCTCATATGGAGTTTGTGTGGCATCCACCTGCTGAAAGGTCAGGCCTGGCCGGCGCTCAGCATTTCTCTGGGTCATATGGGTCACCACTGTCTCACTGATGTCAATATTGGTCAGATGTTTGTAGCCAACATCATACAGCTGTTCGCTCAGCTCAGAGTTACCACAGCCGACCACCAACACCTGACAGAATGAGATGAGCTCATGCAGTTATAGTAGTTCTACTCTGTTGCTCTTTTAGATCTTTCTTAAACTTGTTTAAACAAACCCAATAATATAAAGCAACATTCCAACATTACAAATACCATTAATCATATAATGTAATACTCAATAAGCATGTTTTGAATAATAAGTACCTGTGTTTTTACTaaagtgcatttattttgaTGCTGTGcacatttagattttacatcaagaacttttttcttgctgagtatttttacactgtgctaCAGCTGATTGTACATAGgtatctgagtacttcttccaccactggtcATTAATACAGACTAGACAGGCACACCAGTACTATAAGAAACCCAAGACTCGGGAGAGGATTCTGAAGGACTTAAATATGCTTCCCCCGTCGATATGTTTCTTCTTAGCTAAATGTCAATCCACTCTTCGCCCAAACCATAACCATGATCAACCTAATCCAAACCATATCTTACCTCGATATCGCTGCCTACTTCTGGGTATTGGGATCTATCATTTACCAGTTAGTATTCGACTCACCCCTTCATATCCTGCTGAAGGCATTTACCTTATCTTGCACTTTGATGTATTTATGCAGCACGCCGCACAGTTTGTTGTAGTCGCCATACCACTCAAAAGCCTTCTCTCCGCGCTTCTTAAAGAATCTTTCCCAGTACTCCGCAGAGCTGAACTCCTCTGCAGTGCGAGGCAACAGACTCATTGTCCGCTGTTGTTGATATGAGATGACTTGTTTCACCGTCACAGTCTACTCTATGCCACTTGCCCACATGTCACTGACTTTTCAACCCGGACAATATTGCTAGCAGTACCGTTCGCTGATTGGTAGATCTTTGGTGGGCGGAGCTACACCGCCCCCGGTGATTTGTTGAGGTGCTCAGAGCTGATCTCATTGGCCGCGGCTGAGGCGGAAGTGCTCGGTCTCCCGGCTGTCGTGCCCATCATCATGGCAGTCCCAGCAGGGAGATCTGTGGTCTTCGTGACTGGAAACGTGAAGAAACTTGAAGAGGTAAGAGACCAACATTTCTCCCCTGTGACAGGTTGTACGCTGACTGTCGTGGTTTTATGTCTAAGCATTTACAGGCAGGATACTTGTGCATTGTTTGACTTTAGGTTTTCTAGACTATGCTCAGTATAGACAGTCAAGATTAGATTCAGATTGattcttttcactgtttttatatACACCAGGTCATTCAGATCCTGGGAGACAAATTTCCCTACAAACTAGTGTCAAAAAAGATTGACTGTAAGTATCAAAGAGAACTCACCACtataatatatgtttttaatgtaaccAGTCCTTATTTAACTATTTCTTCATCCAGTACCAGAGTACCAGGGAGAACCAGATGAGATTTCCATACACAAGTGTAAAGAGGCTGCTCGGCAGGTACAGAAACTATACTGTCAAACAGGTGGATATTCTGTATATGCATATCTGATGAATGATTGTTTCTCATCCTCAGATTGATGGGCCAGTCATAGTAGAGGACACCTGCCTGTGTTTCACAGCTTTGGGGGGCTTGCCCGGTCCTTACATGTTAGTATAATAACTCTTTCACCCATTGAACCATTTTATTGTTAATACAGGTAATGAACAGTAATAATTacaactactttttttttttttttttgtagaaaatgGTTTCTGGACAAACTCAAGCCAGAGGGTAAGTATGGTAATGACTGAAGCACTTCTGAGATATTCTGTCCATCATGTCTAAtcttattaaatattttgtcGTAGGCTTGTATAAGCTCCTTGCTGGGTTTGAAGATAAATCAGCGTGGGCTCTGtgcacttttgctttttgtgctGGCAAGGATGAACCTGTACATCTCTTCAGAGGGAAAACAGAGGTCAGAgtctctctcttgctgtctctgtgtttgtgtgttgtctttTCTATTCATTCCTTCTTCTGACTAACTATTTATATGTTTCATAGGTATTTATTATTGGGTAGTTCTTATGTTATTCAGTATTATTATATTGAGACCAGAGTactgtgttttgttcttttcatgtttcatggtCAAAATGGCAATAAGTTtatcttttccttcttcttgGTGTTATTAGGGGTGCATTGTGGAACCCCGGGGACCTCGAGATTTTGGATGGGATCCATGTTTCCAGCCAGAAGGATATGACAAAACGTAAGGAAGGACTGTGCTTGAAAATTCACATTATTACCACAAGGGGGAGCCAAAGGTTCACACATGGTCTGCATGCTTAAGAAATGAATTGCAGTCCAACAATTTCACCAAAACACAGTATTGTCATATTACTTTTACCTTATGCTGTTCACCTGTAGgtaaattattatttcacatttatgcGAGGAATAAAAACATATCTACACTCATTGTCAATGACTTCTCTTTCATCTGCAGCTATGCTGAACTGCCAAAGGAAGTGAAGAATTCAATCTCTCACCGCTACCGAGCACTGGCTGCCATGTCTGAGCACTTCTCTCAAACCAACAGTGTCCCATCACCACAGAgcaagaagaggaaggaggacgATTAATGCGTCATTTTAGTTCTGTATTGAACCTCAAGCCATTAGATTTGACAAAGTTGTCAAgatgttctttttattgttaAGTCAGTATATAGTCAATAACAGATTAATGGACACATTGTTTACTTGTAGAAACTGCAGAGGAAAAGGTGCTTCATAATGTTTCcttatgttttaaataaacctgTGTGAATTTGTAAGCAAGTCCACACTGTCTCTGTTGTACTGAATGGACTATTCTCTCTTTTTATAACTAGAACTTATTAGATttgagcattaaaaaaaacttcaagATAGTATGGAACGATACCTGACATTTTTGCAAGTCTTGTTTCTTTGTTCCTTAGCCAATATTCAaagaaaaccagagtacccgaCACTAAGGACTGGCAAATATAGACTTTGAGAAGAACCTTCAGTATAAAAAAGAGATGTGTAGGGTCCTGATGAGAGCAGCAGACATCTCTGTGTCTGAGAATGGCTCCTGGAATTGGCGAGGGAAGCAGTGGATGTGGGAGGAGAGGGTCTCTGAAGGATGGAGGGGGTTTTCAGtataaacacagcagtgatAACAGGGAAGTCTGGGTAATAAATGACCCTGGAGCTGGAAGTCTCTGAGCAGGAACTATGCATACACCTGTGACTGATGCCTCCCAGATGAACTGATtatgtcacacatgcacaaattcaTGTATCCCGTGACTAAGACCAGTACAAACAATGTAACGGTTGAATGGTGGTCCCACTCACGCCATTTACTGTTTTACTAAATATTTACTTCATTCAATACAGGTTCAATAGAAGTTTGTATGCtttccttatttatttaaatcatctacaaaaaatgtttgcacCTGGTTTCTGTTAATAATACTCAGTAAAAGTGATCCCTCTTGAGAAAAAGCTGGGTCATGAAATGATTCGAGGTTATTACTACAAGTCAGAAACATTGCTATAAAGGCATCCACCCTTTCCCCCGTGCGACTCAAGGTCAACACAGTTGCTGTCAGTGTTGTAGCATTCAGTGGGGCCCCCACAGGCACTGCCTGTATGCATTTTGAGAATTTAAAAGGTTCAAGATGTATAATGTCAGTGTAGGAgttgattaaagaaaaaatatatgtagTTGTTTTATTGGCCCTTTCACCATTATTTTTCTAATGTCTTTCTCTCCTTTAGGATGGCTTAATACTGCTGTGGTTTTCCCAATCCCAGAAAAGTACAAGTAAAATTTATGTAATACTTGTTACAAAAACACTGGTTCCATTCAATTACATATTGAATGCATGAACTCCACATATGGAGTTTGGCTTTAGGTCAAGAAACCTCAGATACTTAAGTTTAAATCAAAATTCATATTGGAATAAACTGCACATTTGATAACATAATCTGAAACTTTAAGTGCCTTTCAGCTTTTGTTCATCATTAAATAGTGAATCATTTCTAATGTCTCTGCTGCCCACTGGCTTTTTTTTCTACTCAAAATGAAGCAATATAAAAAGACACAGTCCTTTGTTCATTAAACTGTTCACCACTCTGCATATACATGTTCATATTACAAGTATTATGACCCAAACGCTTTGGCATCACCGCACTAAAAGTAACCCAGGAGCTACTCATAAAAAAGTGTTTCCAGAACCTTGAAAAAGCTTTAAGTCTCTAATGGTAGGAAAACAGTCCCCCTGGCATGACCTGCAAGTCAAATGTCTTTTGCCAAACCCTCATCTGGCCTAATAAACAGGATGTTATCAGACTTTATTACAAACAGAAGCAACAACAGTGAGTTTGTCCAAAGCAGCTTTGCCGCTGTGAAACTGTGGATGTTGTGGTTGATGAAAAATTTGCTGTGATCACTGAGAGGAAGGGAGGCCTGACTTTATGAGATCTGTCATGGTTGCACCAGAGGATCAGGAGGGTTTGATGTGGCTTTGGGGGGACAGAATGTATTTCCTCTTATTTATTATGGAAGACTTACTTACTGAATTCCCCCACAGTGATGGGTTTTATTTAACAGCACCCTCAAGTTATAATCTGCAGATGTTTTCTTCGAATAACAGCCCATGTaactgagaaaaatgtttctaaagTGACTTCAGCCTTCCAGATCTCAAACGTTTGGTTTTAATTTCAAAGCAACAATTAATGCCTGTCCGTTGCGTAATACTTTTATTTCACTAAATCCATCCATGAATAAATCCTTTTTAAGGTTGTTTATGGTTCTGGCTAATGTACTATTCCACCACGTGGCCACTGCAGtaaatgacacaaacatttaaCCTAACACATATAGCACAAGTTGGGTGTAAGTGATTTTTTTAGTGAGTAAAAACGTTGTGCATTACAGACACAGGCAAGGCTCTACCCTATTAGCtatttgtatctgtgtgtgaaaGCCTTTAAACATAATTAAGGATAGGGTTAGTGCGAGTGAGTAGTGAGCAGGAGCAGGCTGGGGAAAAGGAAATGTGGAACAGAAGTGGAAAATTTGAAGTTTTGACATTTGTTATTTGTCTCAAATCTAATATTTCTTTCAGGTGCATACCTTCACATAAAACAGAATGgccttaaaaataacattactgTGATCATACTGATTTCATATCATGACTTTTTGAACAAGCcaacaaataaaacttaatCAGGCAACACAATACTCTTTTTCttccaaaaacatttattatggCAAAACTATGTTCACATAATATGATCCTTGTTTTTCAGTTCACTTTATCTGCCAGGATAAAACTAACAAATGCAGGGCAAAATATGTATTTCTCTTTTCAGGGCAGAGGAACAATTGCTTCCCTAAGGAACACCTGTAGCTTCCAAAAACCTTGGGTAGAGCCCCACAGCATGCTCCAAGCCAGATTCTCATGTGGCTCCATGGTCTCcaatgttttaatgtctgtgttaTAGAGAAAACCTAAATGTAATCTGGTGAGGTTGGCAGCAGTTAATCTATCCAAACAAGCCAGGGTTATGCAGAGTCAGAGTCTGCAACAAGCGCTGGAAGTCCTGAACCGTCCATCGGTCACTGTGCGGCCCCACAGCTGTGGCACTGCTGCTCTCGGGGCTGACGATCTGTGGGTCATTGAAAGTGACCAGGACATCTGTAGAGAACTGTGGCAGGCGGAACAAACCCAGGTGAAGAACCACTGTATTCCTCGCCTCTTCGTTGAACTTGGACACACACTGCGTGCCAGTCAGCATCCAGGCCGAGCTGCACTCCGAGAGGGACAGCTGAGACCTGGGCAGGGCCACGACACTGGTACCTCCAGAAGCACCGTGCTCTAAAGCTTTGTTACTACTTGCGATATCTTCAAAGTGGTACCTGGCAGCATCCTGGTCTGCCACCTGAGCCTGGTACTCCACCAGCTCCACTATGAGGCTCTGGTCGGTGTGCGCATGGGCAAACACCTCCTGGTTGTCCGGGATCTCCCTCAGGTCACTGATGTCCGTGGCGCCCTGCGGGACAACAGCGGACAGCGCTCCCCCAAACAGAGGACGAGCCTGCCCCGCACTGCCTCCCGCACTCTGCATCTCTGCGTGAAGACACACCGACACCTACAGGCCCCACCTGCTTAAAACTAATAACAAATATCCAAACACAGCGTGATACAAACGTTGCACTTGTCGTGTAACTTCTTCCGGTAAAGTtgagcttcttcttcttcttcccttccAATTTCAGCCACTCTAAACGCACTGCTCAAGCGCACTGCTGCCACCTATGGGTGAGGCAGACACAGGCTACACCCTAAAACAGGCAGTGGGGGAAGCAGTCTGCTAAAATCTAATTTGAGAAAAACTATGTTCAACAGCATAAAAACGCTTTATTCTAAGgttaagtaaaaataaaataataaagtaaaattaGATTAACACAAATTATAATACTCTTATCTGATATGAAGCTTTACTATATACACGGTTCGGTATTGAATTTATAATAATTATCCATATTTTATAAATAGATCATATTTTATCTGTAAAATCACCATTGACAGTAACTACAGCTgccaaattatttatttggaacAAAAATTACACAATCTCCTGTCATAAAGTGGTAGAAGCAAAAAGTAGAACGACATTAAAATACTCAAAAAATGCTGACAAACATAAAGGAATTAAGTtcatatgtatttatttatttatacttatTGAAGTTTTATATTTCTACGAGGAAATGTGATATTTGAAGAAAGGCGATTGTGTAAATATCCCGTCGCTGGcaaacatctctctctctctctctcctccagctgtTTGTGTTCACTTCCCGGTCAGCTGATTCAGACGGAGGAACCAGCTAGCATCCATAATGATAATCCCGTCTCATCGTCCGGACAGCGACTGAAATGAATCACACAAATCCGTAAAAACGCTTAAAACCGCAAAAACCCCTCATTAATATCGGagactgtgcgtgtgtgtccgTCGGCGTCGAGCAAACCACAGGTAGCTAACCACGTTAGCATCTTTAGCTTAGCTCAGGTTAGTAGGTTAGCTAAAATCATCAGTGTCTGAATCAGCTAAATTAGCTACTAGCGTATACATGTGTCCATTTGACGTCAATTGTTGGGGTGTAGTAGTGTAATGGTTTATGTGTAGTAGACAACAATATTGTTTGGTATATGATTTGTTTGAATTTAGGCTAACAAACAGCTTCTCCAGCTAAATCTGTGGTGTAGTTGCACCTGTTCTCCAGGgatttctctttcatttacaCCACTTTCTCCTCTAACAAGTCCTCATTTCGACCTTAACGCCATAGAAAAAAACAGTGCTAGACTTACTGAGAGCATCACCTTGTTTCCCTCAGTCTGTACAATATACACTaacatatttctttcttctcttagCACTTGATTAAAGTTTCAGTCCCTAAACGCATCTTGGTCATTACAGTCCTCTCATTACAggatttcttcatttcttctgcTCACTGTCGGTCATTTTAATGTCTATGCTATAAATGAACTGATGAATCCAAATGAGGATGTGGCGTTTAGGgattgcacctttaaatagTCTTTCTGAAAATACCCTGGTTTTCTCAAGCTTTTCTTCTGTGAAGCCAACATGTTAgacttctctttctttttctgtgtctctgtgctgcttcaGATAGAGCCCTGTCCACTGCGTCTCATCTCTTCTGTTTACTGGaaacctcctcttttctcccgGCCACTGAAAGGCCCTTTTCTGACTGCAGGCCCAGAAAAGGACTCTGCTGAGAAAGCCAGTGTCTAACTGAACTGGATTCAATGGTATAAGTTGTGTGGTTGGGTTTTGAGAAGTGAAATGTGTGCGTATAAGTTAAAGTACTGTGTCGTAGGTAGGGCCTGCGGATAACATGTTGTTAGTTCAGTGTCACAGAGACACTTCATTGAGGCTTTGCTGTGCTTTGTGATACTGTTTGGAACATTTAACCCCCAGCTGACCCAGACTCAAGGCGGCATAATTGGAAAAACAGCATGTTTTCCACACGCAATGCTGTTGGTTTTTCAATCTCATTCGCCCATATATCAATGATGGCATTTCCTTTCATAGTTAGTGAGATTTACTGACTACTCACCAGAAGTATTAAGTATAGGATCTCTTGATAGGatgtctctgtttttattccctGACAAGTTATAAAACAGCTGGCATAATGCTAAAACCTCTTTCCTAACTTTGCCAcgtggaaagaaaaaaaaaggaatcagTCAGCCTGTTAAACAAGAAATGTTGGTACTGGAGTCCTAGGATTTCTTGAGCATGACCAGTTTCATTTATGCTATCATTACAAAGTGTGTCAATATTATTATAGTTATGAGTCTCACTCTGCTGAGAAACTTTGTCTTTCATTCTTGATGCAACTCACCTGCATCTACCTACCAATATTAAGAGGGGTGACGGGACCATTATAATGTGTGTCTTGTCTATGCTCAAGCTCCTCGACAGTGCCCCGGCAAAACTTATGTTCATCGTCTTTTCATGTCCTACAGAGGGAGCCAGATCGGGAGGAGCAGCCTGAAGACAACATGCCCCCCAAGTTTAAACGACACCTCAACGATGACGAGGTTACAGGATCCATTCGCAGTGAGAGGGTGAGATACAGCTGGAGGGGGAGGTGATGTTTTAGAGGGATTTTGCTTATCACTGTCAGAAAGCTGAGTTTAAATGGAGAAGTAAAATGGAACATGTAGTGAACAGGCTTAGAAATAAACAGGATTGGAAAACACAGGCTGGGGATCGTTGTTGTTCCCAGAGGCAGCAAACGAGCCCTAAATCATGATGCTCCCATCTGTTGAAATGATATTTAAATGTTGGTGGGCAGTGTCCTTTTTACACCATATGTAGTGTTCTTCCCCATCAATTCAGCTTCAGTGTCATGAGTCCACAAAACATCTCTGTGTCCTGCCACGGGTACCACTCTTCATGTAACCATGCACCATGCAAGTGTAGACCTATTAACAGAGATGTCACCAGATGCTTCTTGCAAAAAATCCAACTCTAAATATTTGAGTCATACTCTCCTCCAGGTCCAATTCGCTTCTTGTGAGAGGTGCTGAAATTCTCTATGAAAAGCATTTTGCACAGGGTGCTTTCTGCCTCCTTAAAGCCATCAGTGGTTCAGACATGGCTGGGAGCACGACAATGTTTTTGTGGGATAATCTACCTTAAGATCCCACGAACAtctgtgtgttcttgtgtgagTAAGTTCTTCTGTTCAAATCAATTTTCGAAGCGGTTTGTCCTTGTCAGAGCTGCGTCTTTAAGAGTCTcagcacagcagagaaagaCATTTTATTGAGGTCTTGGCAGGCGGAACTGTGGAGACAAGAGacctttatttttcagtcatcACATCATAGTACACTGTAATTATAGCCATAGCtctgaagacagaaaagatATCTATTGAGTAATGCTGCAGCTGTACGGCCTTTGGAGGAGTCAGTGCAGGTATTTTCATCTGTCTGTATGAGCTGCACTAGTCATGAGTGCCAGGAATGTACTCTGATTGAGCCCCAAAACTGAACATTTCCCTGCTGGAGGTCTTTTACACCCAATCTGGAAACATTTTTGACCTCTCTAACACTTTATTCTGGACCtttcaaatgtgtgtctttgtccaCAACCAAGGAACCAGTGACACACTGTAACTGTCAGATTGATGTTTTCATCAccaaaacccaaagatgttATCATGCCACCAAACTTGTCAAAAAACATGGAGTATTGTGAAAATCAGTTGGGTGGTTCCCATTCCCAGTAATGGCACTGACCACAGCATTGTGTGGGCAGAAAAGCTTTCTGTCTGTAGTGAAGACATTACTATTGCATTTTCTCCATCCTCTCAGTCTCAGTGGGTGGCAACTTCTTTCATAAGATTTTCTTTGGTTAGGAGATTGTTGTTGGTCACGACAGGATGCTTAGGCTtatctgacctctgacctttttctcttttgcagagGAACCTATTGGAAGAGGActctgatgaagaagaagactTCTTCCTGTAAGTTAGTGTGAGAATATAGACTGTTCAAAAATAAATCCCATGTATTTGCATCTAATAAGCAGAGTTGTGGGTACCCCATGTGCTGCGAGCCATAATGCTGATATGGGTTTTTAAATCATGATAAACTCAAAAGCAGAAAAGTAGCAGCAAAATAAGTTTTTAGTACTGAACATTACTACATTAAATTTGCTTCCctgatttctgttttccagGAGAGGGCCCTCAGGGCCCAGGTTTGGGCCTCAGAACGACAAACTCAAACAGTAAGTACTAACACATGGCTCATTGAAGATAACAGCCAGAGGTCAGAGCTGTATTACCAGCACTCTCcagttttggtgtttgtgttaTGTAACCATGGCTCGTCATGTTTACCAGAAGCTCTAGTTGTTTGCAGATTGTATAAGAGAACCAGCATGTGCAAGTTATTGTGTAACCCTCCCAGGACGACTAGACCCTCTGCAGTATATTTCCACATTAACCTCTGGTCAGAGAACAGGAGGGATCATTGTTGAGGCAGTCTGGCACCTGGAGTTGTTTCTCCATGCTCCCTTCGTACCTTATGGTTTGTCATTGTGAGCACATGAAACTAGATGCCATCAGTGCAGATTCCAGGAGTGCTGCAGGCACAGGGCTCAGAATGTTCACCTCTGTTTGTCTGTAGCCGACCGAGGCCAGGTCCTCACAATGTATTGTAGGTGGCCACTCATGGTTTATGTCCTCCAGCCCTTGGTGGTGTGTTCTACTCTAGCTGTGGCTGTCTTTAATACAGCTGCATGCAACGTGCAGTCGAGCTGAAGTCCAAGTCGTCCTTTCCAGCAACCCTTTGTGTCAGGCAGTCACGGTGCTGGAAGATGTGATGATTTGTTACAAAATCCTTTGTTTCTTACTTTCCTTATGAGCCTCTCTGCTTTTTATTACTTTGCCAGTCCTCTGCTGATCTATGCTTCTTTTGGCCTTACTGAGAAATACTTCATAACCATGACTGAAGGGTAGTGTGATCTGCTTGTTCCATGCTCAGGTATAAAAGTATGAATAGCGTTAACAAAACAAGGATTTGAACTTAATTCTGCAGATACtccacagctgcagacagacaggtcagagTGAGGCTGAAAATCAGTCTGACAGGCTTTTTTATGGCTTGCCAACTGGACATGGCTATTTACAGGGAGGAGGATACTAGTGGAAAAACAGGTGCTTTGTGTTGTGCTGGGTTACCAAAAGGATCATCCTGAACAAACTCTCccttttttatcatttatgaTTCACGCCTGCTGGGGATGATTCTGTGCCTCACACCAACTTGTGTCCTCAGGGTGCAGTCCCAGGTTGATGAGGTTATTGACGTGATGCAGGAGAACATCTCCAAGGTGATTGAGAGGGGCGAACGTCTCGATGACCTGCAGGACAAGTCAGGTGGGTCACACGGGGACACCGAGAGcctgtgtgtgtcctcatgtacaaagcatgtgtgttttgttgatttagaaagaaaaaatgaagtgaaCACAAACTCTGGCTGGAATGCTTTTATCAGCCTGATCACTTTGTTTCAATGTTTTGTTTCCACAGGTAGCTTACAGATGTTATGCACATGGCTCTGAGGATTGTTAGAATCCTGTGTATGGGAATACTTTGGGAATGCACTTATGTTAATGGGAAAATGTCTGCAGTCTTTATACAGTCCAATGtaaatatacttttaaaatCAAGCAAACTTTAGGTATGACCATGActttaatattattaaaaacCTCTGGTTAGATCTCAAACCTCAAACCATATGAGACATAGAAACATTGTGTAAGTAGAAGATTCCAAATTCAAGCATGACTAAAGAAATTGTAAACAACCTGCAGGAAAGCTGCCCAAAGAGGCAGTGGTGTGTTCTCGCTGTGTGGATGCACAAAATAAACAGCTTCTTT includes the following:
- the mettl13 gene encoding eEF1A lysine and N-terminal methyltransferase; translation: MSLLPRTAEEFSSAEYWERFFKKRGEKAFEWYGDYNKLCGVLHKYIKVQDKVLVVGCGNSELSEQLYDVGYKHLTNIDISETVVTHMTQRNAERRPGLTFQQVDATQTPYEDACYQAALDKGTLDAMASEEEGALARSMLTEVGRVLSVGGRYVCVTLAQETVIKLAVEHFVQLGWAVRLHCLHEDAVKEEDSFALPVFVLVCTKFRQPMPMPILEMCLGEDGAPTRLTEVSGLLSAVREQQAYSALRKKLRTGIDASSNLSLTLCHAKTGLPRYTLTVQDCPPGAKVPRLNQFAIFIVPQGSETAWLYSSSEGRRQLAASANFRRLVIVAMHRNQEYTDMQAVQSELSPMVMDLAPPGMPPNHQVPFLSVGGDLGWREEVSRGVSELSGEYCVENVRGEDGELYRRLVFLSNSALVQSESRLVSSNTTSSHKKKNKKKAKSTAAPKTSSTSLAVDSGFLCCAHHEVMVAGLATLAVGAPQDKDVPVSVLLVGLGGGGLPQFLRDFVPNVTVEVVELDPFVLKVASEWFGFRPDDRLTVTLGDGLERICALEKEGGRSFDAIMFDVDNKDSTIGMSCPPAAFVETTILQKVSNLLTSQGVFMLNLVCRDSALRKDVLERVSAVFPTILSRKIEGEVNEVLLCCRAENKKSDASHILSCLSQAGTSLQNALCSNRTGTNPSPHIDVAELLKDLKVE
- the itpa gene encoding inosine triphosphate pyrophosphatase, with translation MAVPAGRSVVFVTGNVKKLEEVIQILGDKFPYKLVSKKIDLPEYQGEPDEISIHKCKEAARQIDGPVIVEDTCLCFTALGGLPGPYIKWFLDKLKPEGLYKLLAGFEDKSAWALCTFAFCAGKDEPVHLFRGKTEGCIVEPRGPRDFGWDPCFQPEGYDKTYAELPKEVKNSISHRYRALAAMSEHFSQTNSVPSPQSKKRKEDD
- the rangrf gene encoding ran guanine nucleotide release factor: MQSAGGSAGQARPLFGGALSAVVPQGATDISDLREIPDNQEVFAHAHTDQSLIVELVEYQAQVADQDAARYHFEDIASSNKALEHGASGGTSVVALPRSQLSLSECSSAWMLTGTQCVSKFNEEARNTVVLHLGLFRLPQFSTDVLVTFNDPQIVSPESSSATAVGPHSDRWTVQDFQRLLQTLTLHNPGLFG
- the vamp4 gene encoding vesicle-associated membrane protein 4 isoform X1, producing the protein MREPDREEQPEDNMPPKFKRHLNDDEVTGSIRSERRNLLEEDSDEEEDFFLRGPSGPRFGPQNDKLKQVQSQVDEVIDVMQENISKVIERGERLDDLQDKSESLSDNASAFSSRAKQLHRRMWWRDMKMKMIIALVVVALLLIIIIPVILRYR
- the vamp4 gene encoding vesicle-associated membrane protein 4 isoform X2 — translated: MPPKFKRHLNDDEVTGSIRSERRNLLEEDSDEEEDFFLRGPSGPRFGPQNDKLKQVQSQVDEVIDVMQENISKVIERGERLDDLQDKSESLSDNASAFSSRAKQLHRRMWWRDMKMKMIIALVVVALLLIIIIPVILRYR